Proteins found in one Fodinicurvata sp. EGI_FJ10296 genomic segment:
- the dapA gene encoding 4-hydroxy-tetrahydrodipicolinate synthase: MFKGSFTALITPFTESGINEAGFQSFVDWQIGEGVDGIVPVGTTGESPTLSWDEHKRVTELSVEVAKGRVPVIAGAGSNSTAEAVDFARHAHAVGADAILVVTPYYNKPTQEGLYQHFKAVAGAADIPLLIYNIPGRSVVDMSVETMARLARIPNVVGVKDATNDLARPSAIRDLIGPDFCQLSGEDATAAGYLAQGGHGCISVTSNVAPRLCAAMHNAWWAGDLKTFAEIRDKLAPLHRALFLESSPAPVKYAADLIGKAPSRVRLPLVGIGDDTKAAVRSALEIAGILS, from the coding sequence ATGTTCAAAGGTTCCTTCACTGCCCTTATCACGCCATTTACCGAGTCCGGAATCAACGAAGCCGGTTTCCAGTCGTTTGTTGACTGGCAGATCGGTGAAGGCGTGGACGGGATCGTTCCGGTCGGAACGACCGGCGAGTCGCCGACACTTTCGTGGGACGAGCATAAACGCGTCACTGAATTGTCGGTCGAAGTAGCCAAAGGCCGCGTTCCCGTCATTGCCGGCGCCGGTTCGAACTCTACCGCCGAAGCCGTCGATTTTGCCCGACATGCACATGCTGTCGGCGCCGATGCGATTCTCGTCGTGACACCATACTATAACAAGCCGACGCAGGAAGGGCTTTACCAACACTTCAAAGCGGTTGCTGGCGCTGCCGATATTCCGCTGCTCATTTATAATATTCCGGGTCGCAGCGTGGTTGACATGTCTGTCGAAACCATGGCGCGATTGGCCAGGATTCCCAATGTGGTCGGCGTGAAGGATGCGACCAACGATCTCGCCCGTCCTTCGGCAATCCGTGACTTGATCGGCCCCGATTTCTGCCAGCTGTCCGGAGAGGATGCAACGGCGGCCGGATATCTGGCGCAGGGAGGGCACGGATGTATTTCAGTGACCTCGAATGTGGCCCCCCGGCTATGTGCCGCCATGCACAATGCATGGTGGGCCGGCGATCTGAAGACCTTCGCGGAGATCAGGGACAAGCTGGCACCGCTGCACCGCGCCTTGTTCCTCGAAAGCAGCCCGGCGCCGGTGAAATATGCCGCCGACCTGATCGGGAAAGCGCCGTCACGGGTACGGCTTCCATTGGTAGGGATCGGCGACGACACGAAGGCTGCCGTGCGCTCTGCCCTTGAGATTGCGGGCATCCTGAGCTAG
- the smpB gene encoding SsrA-binding protein SmpB, whose protein sequence is MAVKKAPSGNIVGVNRRARFDYFIDETLEAGIMLAGTEVKALRLGRLNLQDSYAGEMNGELVLINAHIGEYPAANQYNHEPKRPRRLLVKRRERARLFGLVQRERVTIVPLKVYFNDRGIAKVELGIARGKKKYDKRETEKKRDWNREKARLMREKG, encoded by the coding sequence ATGGCCGTAAAGAAGGCGCCGTCGGGAAACATAGTGGGCGTCAACCGGCGCGCGCGTTTCGACTATTTCATCGACGAGACCCTGGAGGCCGGGATCATGCTGGCGGGAACGGAGGTCAAGGCGCTCCGGCTCGGTCGATTGAATCTCCAGGATAGCTATGCCGGCGAAATGAACGGCGAACTTGTGCTCATTAACGCGCATATCGGTGAGTATCCGGCCGCCAACCAGTATAATCACGAGCCCAAGCGCCCCCGCCGCCTTCTGGTGAAGCGGCGCGAGCGGGCTCGGCTGTTCGGTCTGGTTCAGCGCGAACGTGTCACGATCGTTCCGCTGAAGGTCTATTTCAACGATCGCGGAATCGCGAAGGTGGAATTGGGTATCGCCCGGGGCAAGAAGAAATACGACAAGCGTGAAACGGAAAAGAAGCGCGACTGGAACCGTGAGAAGGCCCGCCTGATGCGCGAAAAAGGATAA
- a CDS encoding lytic transglycosylase domain-containing protein, giving the protein MAKILAKSAAVGLFLSLAVAGGTSPAAVADVLNGSDIRNYREALDAAARSDHSAAAQAAARASDPILRKVVTWERLRADHNGDFAETARFLADNPNWPDRSTLMLQAERRMPTLLAPAEIVAHHDAFPPQTYDAVLNHIRGLMSVGRENDARAVARDRWHSQVLTADQQSEYLGLYGGFLTEADHIERLDNLLWANRESEARRMSPLVDDGYMRLADARIRLANRDDGVDDAINRVPNTLADDEGLLYERLRWRRYYGYDAGAIEILDQQPPEMKQPNAWWRERNIIVRRLFEDGRYAEAQRLAAEHGTDGGSSLAEAEWLAGWFALRFLDRPNDALSHFVTLFENVGTPISLARGAYWAGRSHEALGNTDEAEEWYARAAVHDTVFYGQLAAGKLGRPTVAGLSEIQEHAGADATADPELARVTIALGQIGAEDLQQRFMAALLGASTSASEIAAAGRLALEDGNTFMAVRGGKMAVMEGRIIPDIAFPVANMSNADDRIDPAFVHAIIRQESEFNPRAVSRSNARGLMQLLPATAQDVAHVLGVSHSTGMLTADPAHNIRLGSRYLADQVARFGGSYILAAAGYNGGPNRVAGWLSERGDPRRMSDIDEIIDWMESIPIYETRNYVQRVLENTQVYRIRMGQTPRVGMLEEDLTR; this is encoded by the coding sequence ATGGCAAAAATACTCGCGAAATCGGCAGCAGTCGGATTGTTTCTGAGCTTGGCGGTTGCGGGCGGCACGAGTCCGGCGGCGGTTGCCGATGTGTTGAACGGCAGCGATATACGGAACTATCGCGAGGCCCTGGACGCGGCCGCGCGCAGCGACCATAGCGCCGCGGCACAAGCTGCCGCAAGGGCGTCGGATCCGATCCTGCGCAAAGTCGTCACCTGGGAGCGTCTCCGGGCGGATCATAACGGCGATTTCGCGGAAACGGCCCGGTTTCTGGCCGACAATCCCAACTGGCCAGACCGTTCGACGCTGATGCTGCAGGCCGAACGGCGCATGCCGACCTTGCTGGCGCCAGCGGAGATTGTCGCCCATCACGATGCGTTCCCGCCGCAAACCTATGATGCGGTTCTGAACCATATCCGGGGGTTGATGTCCGTCGGCCGGGAGAACGATGCGCGCGCTGTCGCCCGTGACCGCTGGCACAGCCAGGTTCTGACGGCCGATCAGCAATCGGAATATCTGGGCCTCTACGGCGGATTCCTTACCGAAGCCGATCACATCGAGCGGCTTGACAACCTGCTATGGGCAAACCGGGAATCCGAAGCTCGCCGCATGTCGCCGCTCGTCGACGACGGCTATATGCGGCTCGCCGACGCGCGGATCAGATTGGCCAATCGCGACGATGGCGTCGACGATGCCATCAACCGCGTCCCGAATACGCTTGCCGACGACGAGGGGCTGCTTTACGAGCGTCTGCGCTGGCGGCGGTATTATGGCTACGATGCGGGCGCGATCGAGATCCTCGACCAGCAACCGCCAGAAATGAAACAGCCGAACGCCTGGTGGCGCGAGCGCAATATCATCGTCCGCCGCTTGTTCGAGGATGGACGCTATGCCGAGGCCCAACGCCTCGCGGCCGAGCACGGCACTGACGGCGGCTCCTCGCTGGCGGAAGCAGAGTGGCTTGCCGGCTGGTTTGCATTGCGCTTCCTTGATCGGCCGAACGATGCCCTTTCGCACTTCGTGACCCTTTTCGAGAATGTCGGCACGCCGATCAGCCTCGCACGCGGAGCATACTGGGCTGGGCGATCGCACGAAGCACTTGGCAACACCGACGAAGCCGAGGAATGGTATGCGCGCGCGGCCGTCCACGATACGGTCTTCTATGGGCAGCTGGCGGCCGGGAAACTGGGGCGTCCGACGGTTGCCGGGCTTTCAGAGATTCAGGAACATGCCGGTGCCGACGCGACGGCGGATCCCGAACTGGCCAGGGTGACGATCGCGCTCGGCCAGATCGGCGCGGAAGACCTTCAGCAACGTTTCATGGCGGCGTTGCTCGGCGCATCGACGAGCGCATCGGAGATCGCGGCCGCCGGCAGGCTGGCGCTGGAAGACGGCAATACCTTCATGGCCGTACGTGGGGGAAAGATGGCCGTGATGGAAGGGCGCATCATTCCGGACATCGCTTTTCCCGTTGCAAACATGTCCAATGCCGACGACCGCATCGACCCGGCATTCGTCCACGCGATCATTCGTCAGGAAAGCGAATTCAATCCGCGCGCAGTCAGCCGGTCCAATGCCCGCGGTCTGATGCAGCTTTTGCCGGCAACGGCACAGGATGTCGCCCATGTTCTGGGCGTTTCCCATAGCACGGGCATGCTGACGGCCGACCCCGCGCACAATATCAGGCTCGGTTCTCGCTATCTGGCCGATCAGGTGGCGCGGTTCGGCGGCTCGTATATCCTCGCCGCGGCTGGATACAACGGCGGCCCCAATCGCGTGGCGGGATGGTTGTCGGAAAGGGGCGATCCCCGGCGTATGTCGGATATCGATGAAATCATAGACTGGATGGAAAGCATTCCGATCTACGAGACCCGCAACTATGTCCAACGCGTCCTGGAAAACACCCAAGTGTATCGCATCAGAATGGGCCAGACGCCGAGGGTCGGCATGCTTGAAGAGGACCTCACCCGATGA
- a CDS encoding PAS domain-containing protein, with protein MIVEATDLKESDRQLWFSAVRLAEQASGTFRAALHDTDLQHLFDYWLYLSRNHGAAKSAFDPLAVSPMLGHVQIFEALDDNRIRVRLSGTHANGMIGHDVTGSFLEDYISHDHTAVRYFLYHQVCKRGTPLFYTDSVRVDHRDIFWSRRLLTPLYDDLGVCRYLYSAVKLHTPVNFRSDNELLDIGLAGPDDLTVGQPD; from the coding sequence ATGATTGTCGAAGCGACGGACCTCAAGGAAAGCGATCGTCAACTATGGTTCTCCGCAGTGCGTCTGGCGGAACAGGCCTCCGGAACCTTTCGTGCGGCTCTGCACGACACAGACCTTCAACATTTATTCGACTATTGGTTGTATTTATCAAGAAACCACGGGGCCGCCAAGTCGGCATTCGATCCGCTCGCGGTTTCACCGATGCTGGGCCACGTTCAGATTTTCGAGGCACTGGACGACAACAGGATTCGTGTGCGCCTGTCAGGAACGCACGCCAACGGCATGATCGGTCACGACGTTACTGGCAGCTTCCTGGAAGACTATATCAGCCATGATCATACGGCGGTCCGGTATTTCCTCTATCACCAGGTTTGCAAACGCGGCACACCCCTGTTCTATACCGACTCCGTGCGCGTCGATCATCGGGATATCTTCTGGAGTCGTCGGCTATTGACGCCCCTATACGATGACCTCGGAGTCTGCCGGTATCTATACAGCGCCGTCAAACTCCACACCCCTGTGAATTTTCGGTCCGACAACGAGCTGCTGGATATCGGATTGGCCGGCCCCGATGACCTGACGGTGGGGCAGCCGGACTGA
- the uvrA gene encoding excinuclease ABC subunit UvrA: protein MLTHISVRGAREHNLKDIDVRIPRDKLVVITGLSGSGKSSLAFDTIYAEGQRRYVESLSAYARQFLELMQKPDVDSIEGLSPAISIEQKTTSRNPRSTVGTVTEIYDYMRLLWARVGVPYSPATGLPIESQTVSQMADRIMAMPEGTRLYLLAPIIRGRKGEYKKELQDLRKRGFQRVRVDGALHEIDEVPAINKKTKHDIEVVVDRLVVREGLGNRLPDSLETALSLTDGICIAEDADSGAQTVFSSKFACPVSGFTIEEIEPRLFSFNNPFGACPACDGLGSTTVIDPELVVPDPKLSLDRGAIAPWAGSSSPYYGQTLNSIAGHFGVSTKAPWSELPDEVRNCILHGSGSQKIKFSYDDGLRSYDTTKTFEGIVPNMTRRYRETDSNWIREEMAKYQSSLSCDTCAGQRLRPEALAVKVGGRNISEAAELSIGKAEIWFGKLAESLSAKDREIASRILKEINDRLGFLTSVGLTYLTLSRASGTLSGGESQRIRLASQIGSGLTGVLYVLDEPSIGLHQRDNDRLLETLKRLRDLGNTVIVVEHDEDAIRSADQVIDMGPGAGVNGGNVVAEGTPAEIMANPASLTGRYLIGAEAIPVPPSRRPGRKAGRKKALLGIRGARSNNLKSVDADIPLGTFTCVTGVSGGGKSSLIIETLYKAVARALHGAREIPGGHDEIVGLENIDKIIDIDQSPIGRTPRSNPATYTGAFTPIREWFAGLPEAKARGYGPGRFSFNVKGGRCEACQGDGVIKVEMHFLPDVYVTCEQCDGQRYNRETLEVHYRDKSIAEVLDMTVDEGAVFFQAVPSIRDKMQTLARVGLGYVKIGQRATTLSGGEAQRVKLAKELARRSTGRTLYILDEPTTGLHFDDVRKLLEVLHELVDAGNTVVVIEHNLEVIKTADWLLDLGPEGGDGGGRLVASGTPEQVAGNTDSHTGHYLAQILKSGKARKLA from the coding sequence ATGCTGACACATATCAGCGTCAGAGGCGCGCGGGAACACAACCTCAAGGACATCGACGTCCGGATTCCGCGTGACAAACTCGTGGTCATCACCGGCCTGTCCGGGTCCGGCAAATCGTCGCTCGCGTTCGACACCATCTATGCCGAGGGACAGAGACGCTATGTCGAAAGCCTGTCCGCCTATGCGCGGCAGTTCCTCGAACTCATGCAGAAGCCGGACGTCGATTCCATCGAGGGACTTTCCCCCGCCATCTCGATCGAACAGAAGACGACGAGCCGCAATCCGCGATCGACCGTCGGCACGGTCACGGAAATCTACGACTATATGAGGCTGCTTTGGGCAAGGGTTGGCGTTCCCTACTCTCCGGCCACCGGGCTGCCGATCGAAAGCCAGACGGTCAGCCAGATGGCCGACCGGATCATGGCCATGCCCGAGGGAACGCGCCTTTATCTGCTGGCGCCGATCATCCGCGGCCGCAAGGGCGAATACAAGAAGGAACTTCAGGACCTGCGCAAGCGGGGCTTTCAGCGCGTTCGCGTCGACGGCGCCCTGCACGAAATCGACGAAGTTCCTGCCATCAACAAGAAGACCAAGCACGACATCGAAGTCGTGGTCGACCGTCTGGTCGTGCGCGAAGGGTTGGGCAACCGGTTGCCGGACAGTCTCGAAACGGCGCTTTCGCTGACCGACGGCATTTGCATTGCCGAGGACGCGGATAGCGGCGCCCAGACCGTCTTCTCGTCGAAATTCGCCTGTCCGGTCTCGGGCTTCACGATCGAGGAGATCGAGCCCAGGCTGTTCTCGTTCAACAATCCGTTCGGTGCCTGCCCGGCCTGCGACGGCCTGGGCAGCACGACGGTCATTGATCCCGAACTTGTCGTGCCGGACCCGAAACTGTCGCTCGATCGCGGCGCCATCGCGCCCTGGGCAGGATCGTCGTCCCCTTATTACGGCCAGACGCTGAACAGCATTGCCGGCCATTTCGGTGTCAGTACGAAGGCGCCATGGTCAGAGCTTCCCGACGAGGTGCGAAACTGCATTCTACACGGATCCGGCAGTCAGAAGATCAAGTTCTCCTATGACGACGGATTGAGGTCTTACGATACGACCAAGACCTTCGAAGGCATCGTTCCCAACATGACCCGGCGCTATCGCGAGACCGACAGCAACTGGATCCGCGAGGAGATGGCCAAATATCAAAGCAGCCTGAGCTGCGATACCTGCGCCGGCCAGCGGCTGCGTCCGGAGGCGCTGGCGGTGAAGGTCGGCGGCCGCAATATCTCTGAAGCCGCCGAACTTTCAATCGGTAAGGCGGAAATCTGGTTCGGCAAGCTGGCAGAGTCGCTGTCGGCCAAGGATCGCGAGATCGCCAGCCGCATTCTGAAGGAAATCAACGACCGACTCGGATTTTTGACCAGCGTCGGCCTGACCTATCTGACACTGAGCCGCGCTTCGGGCACGCTTTCGGGCGGCGAGAGCCAGCGCATCCGCCTCGCCTCGCAGATCGGCTCCGGCCTGACAGGCGTGCTCTATGTTCTTGACGAGCCGTCGATCGGACTGCACCAGCGCGACAACGACCGCCTGCTGGAAACGCTGAAACGCCTGCGCGATCTGGGCAACACGGTGATCGTCGTCGAGCATGACGAAGACGCCATCCGGTCGGCAGATCAGGTAATCGATATGGGCCCCGGCGCCGGGGTCAACGGCGGCAATGTCGTCGCCGAAGGCACGCCGGCCGAGATCATGGCCAATCCGGCGAGCCTGACCGGACGCTATCTCATCGGCGCCGAGGCCATTCCCGTACCGCCGTCGCGCCGGCCGGGGCGCAAGGCCGGACGCAAGAAGGCGCTGCTCGGCATCCGTGGGGCCCGCTCGAATAACCTGAAAAGTGTCGATGCCGATATCCCGCTGGGGACCTTTACCTGCGTCACCGGGGTTTCCGGCGGCGGCAAATCCAGCCTGATCATCGAGACGTTGTACAAGGCGGTCGCCCGGGCGCTGCACGGCGCCCGCGAGATTCCCGGCGGCCATGACGAGATCGTCGGACTGGAGAATATCGACAAGATCATCGATATCGACCAGAGCCCGATCGGCCGGACGCCGCGCTCGAACCCGGCGACCTATACCGGGGCCTTCACCCCGATCAGGGAGTGGTTCGCCGGCCTGCCCGAGGCCAAGGCGCGGGGATACGGTCCCGGCCGGTTTTCGTTCAACGTCAAGGGCGGCCGGTGCGAGGCGTGCCAGGGCGACGGCGTGATCAAGGTGGAGATGCACTTCCTGCCCGACGTGTATGTGACCTGCGAACAATGTGACGGCCAGCGCTATAACCGCGAGACGCTTGAGGTTCACTACCGCGACAAATCGATTGCCGAAGTCCTGGACATGACGGTCGACGAAGGAGCGGTGTTCTTTCAGGCCGTCCCCTCGATCCGGGACAAGATGCAGACGCTGGCCCGGGTCGGTCTCGGCTATGTCAAGATCGGCCAGCGCGCGACAACCCTGTCCGGCGGCGAGGCCCAGCGGGTGAAGCTGGCCAAGGAACTGGCGCGGCGCTCGACCGGTCGAACTCTCTATATCCTCGACGAACCGACCACGGGCCTGCATTTCGACGATGTCCGCAAACTGCTTGAGGTTCTCCACGAGCTGGTCGACGCCGGCAACACCGTCGTCGTCATCGAGCACAATCTCGAAGTCATCAAGACGGCGGACTGGCTGCTCGATCTGGGGCCGGAGGGCGGCGACGGCGGTGGACGCCTGGTCGCGTCCGGCACGCCGGAACAGGTCGCAGGCAACACGGACAGCCACACTGGCCATTATCTGGCGCAGATACTGAAATCCGGAAAAGCCAGAAAGCTGGCCTAA
- a CDS encoding polymer-forming cytoskeletal protein: MFSRSQTKNDKLQADAVPSIVSLDLRVSGDLKSDGDIQVDGIVDGDIHSSTLSIGKTAEVNGSIEAEVVRVWGRVNGRIKARQVTLLETAEVSGDIVHESLEVARGAYIEGMVKRDRKQETDRPPMNLVVSDADAMLADAPAEKTTEKPRSSGFPIKAKSKLPQPAEGQ, encoded by the coding sequence ATGTTTTCGCGGTCACAAACCAAGAATGATAAGCTGCAAGCCGATGCGGTACCGTCAATCGTCAGCCTGGACCTGCGTGTTTCGGGCGACCTGAAATCGGACGGTGATATTCAGGTCGACGGCATCGTCGACGGTGACATCCACAGCTCGACGTTGTCCATTGGCAAGACAGCCGAGGTCAATGGCAGCATCGAAGCCGAAGTCGTGCGTGTCTGGGGCCGTGTAAACGGTCGCATCAAGGCGCGTCAGGTCACTCTCCTGGAAACGGCCGAGGTGTCGGGCGACATCGTCCACGAGTCGCTGGAAGTGGCTCGCGGCGCCTACATAGAGGGTATGGTCAAGCGCGACCGAAAGCAGGAAACGGACCGGCCACCAATGAATCTCGTCGTCAGCGACGCCGATGCGATGTTGGCCGACGCACCGGCCGAGAAAACGACGGAAAAGCCGCGCTCGTCAGGGTTTCCGATCAAGGCGAAGTCGAAATTGCCGCAGCCGGCCGAAGGGCAATAG
- the msrB gene encoding peptide-methionine (R)-S-oxide reductase MsrB — protein MAEKIKKTDDDWKAQLSPEQYKVARKGGTERAFTGELYKESRKGVYTCVCCGAPLFSSATKYESGTGWPSFYAPVSDTAVEEREDKSLFRRPRTEVVCARCDGHLGHVFPDGPEPTGLRYCMNSAAMGFEPDDG, from the coding sequence ATGGCCGAGAAGATCAAAAAGACAGATGACGACTGGAAGGCACAACTCTCGCCGGAACAGTACAAGGTCGCCCGCAAGGGTGGTACCGAGCGGGCCTTTACCGGCGAGCTCTATAAGGAAAGCCGAAAGGGCGTCTATACCTGCGTCTGCTGCGGCGCGCCCTTGTTTTCATCGGCGACGAAATACGAAAGCGGAACCGGCTGGCCGAGTTTTTATGCGCCGGTCTCCGACACCGCGGTCGAGGAGCGCGAGGACAAGTCCCTGTTTCGCCGTCCGAGAACCGAGGTCGTCTGCGCCCGCTGTGACGGCCATCTCGGCCACGTCTTCCCAGACGGCCCGGAGCCGACCGGGCTTCGCTATTGCATGAATTCTGCCGCCATGGGATTCGAGCCCGACGACGGCTAG
- a CDS encoding threonine/serine dehydratase: MTSAQMKPGEPDIRAAGDEPVPTAAMVHDAAERIAGLVRETPLLNAPSLDRIAGRRILVKAESLQITGSFKLRGASNRIAVIPEDHRGGGVVAYSSGNHAQGVAAAASRLGLPAIIVMPADAPAVKLDATRAWGAEVRPYDRQNESREEIGQQLARERGATLVKPYDDPYIVAGQGTVGLEIARQAAAMGIRPDAVVCSCSGGGLVSGTALAVRDTWPDMAVYASEPAGFDDIARSLAAGERVANDGTGDSFCDALLAPMPGEVTLPVMRHTLAGGLVVTDDDVAEAMRLAFAHLKLVIEPGGAVALAAALSGKLPKEVETVVCVASGGNVDGALFSRILTG; this comes from the coding sequence ATGACATCCGCCCAAATGAAGCCCGGCGAACCTGATATCCGGGCCGCCGGCGATGAGCCCGTGCCGACCGCCGCCATGGTTCACGATGCCGCAGAACGCATAGCGGGCCTTGTGCGAGAGACGCCATTGCTGAACGCGCCGTCCCTCGACCGGATTGCGGGACGGCGGATACTGGTCAAGGCGGAATCGCTGCAGATCACCGGTTCGTTCAAACTGCGCGGCGCCAGCAACCGCATCGCCGTAATACCCGAGGATCACCGCGGCGGCGGTGTCGTCGCCTATTCCAGCGGCAACCATGCGCAAGGGGTCGCCGCGGCCGCTTCGCGGCTCGGCCTGCCGGCAATCATCGTCATGCCGGCCGATGCGCCAGCGGTAAAGCTCGACGCGACGCGTGCATGGGGGGCGGAAGTTCGGCCCTATGACCGCCAGAACGAGAGCCGGGAGGAGATCGGCCAACAACTGGCCCGTGAGCGCGGCGCGACGCTGGTCAAGCCCTATGACGATCCCTATATCGTTGCCGGTCAGGGAACCGTGGGTCTGGAGATCGCGCGGCAAGCGGCGGCGATGGGCATTCGGCCGGATGCTGTCGTCTGCAGTTGCAGCGGCGGCGGCCTGGTTTCAGGTACCGCGCTTGCGGTCAGGGATACCTGGCCCGACATGGCGGTCTATGCATCGGAACCCGCTGGTTTCGATGATATCGCCAGATCTCTGGCAGCGGGTGAACGGGTCGCCAATGATGGAACGGGCGACTCGTTCTGCGATGCCCTGCTGGCACCGATGCCGGGTGAAGTCACATTACCGGTGATGCGCCACACTTTGGCAGGTGGTCTGGTTGTTACGGACGACGACGTCGCCGAGGCCATGCGGCTGGCTTTCGCGCATTTGAAACTGGTGATCGAGCCCGGCGGCGCTGTCGCTCTGGCGGCCGCGCTGAGCGGCAAGCTGCCGAAAGAGGTCGAGACAGTCGTCTGCGTCGCCTCGGGCGGCAACGTCGATGGCGCCCTTTTCTCCCGCATCCTGACGGGCTGA
- a CDS encoding peptidoglycan DD-metalloendopeptidase family protein, whose translation MILPFRDRQILVRSEQGVRHLHLRARHQVLAVSACAALLILALAGTVGTVVGVTKVGNREARLSEMRVEYAQVIARAAESRTAFAAGAAGSGIDTDVALADAEADAGTGAGGLSQPNSVADRVLTDNAHLRDALQAVRSEKRHLEAQLAGLDERLDERAAEVVQLETRLSEALRAESEASHRVAVLDRDLNSVRAEMHNLNSLSADRASEIGRLETALARAEDWNQSLESEVRDLSQSVNRAITTARATADDRNRLSSEIDGALQSVANADREREDARQLMHAALSGAETLRRNRNALLTALGTEQARADRLTGMIDDLVASQQYVFAELRDRTDRQREELAEGLGHTGLDIDSMIDDVWSEMYPGVGGPFLPVSGISFLDATVWSAANELTESVERATATHELVARLPVAMPVRDDYRLSSRFGQRRDPFTGRASGHLGLDFAAPRGTPVTAPAHGTVTSAGWRGAYGRLVEVDHGFGITTRYAHLTHISVQEGQELTTGEEIGKIGTTGRSTGPHLHYEIRSSQTAMNPENYLEAGNHVFAVTNQE comes from the coding sequence ATGATTTTGCCATTTCGCGACCGACAGATCCTGGTCCGCTCGGAACAAGGGGTGCGCCATCTCCATCTTCGCGCCCGCCATCAGGTCCTTGCGGTTTCCGCATGTGCGGCTCTGCTGATATTGGCCCTTGCTGGAACAGTGGGCACGGTTGTCGGCGTCACCAAAGTCGGCAACCGTGAAGCCCGTCTGTCAGAGATGCGTGTGGAATATGCCCAGGTGATTGCCCGGGCCGCAGAAAGCCGTACTGCATTCGCGGCCGGGGCGGCTGGCAGCGGCATCGACACCGACGTTGCTCTGGCCGACGCCGAAGCCGACGCCGGCACAGGGGCGGGGGGGCTATCACAGCCAAATTCTGTTGCAGATCGCGTGCTGACCGATAACGCCCATCTTCGCGACGCGCTTCAGGCCGTCCGATCCGAGAAGCGTCACCTTGAGGCGCAGCTTGCCGGTCTCGATGAGCGGCTGGACGAGCGCGCAGCCGAGGTCGTGCAGCTCGAAACCCGGCTGAGTGAGGCGCTGCGGGCAGAGAGCGAAGCCAGCCATCGCGTTGCCGTGCTTGATCGCGATCTGAATTCGGTCCGCGCCGAGATGCACAATCTGAATTCACTCTCTGCGGATCGAGCGTCCGAGATCGGTCGGCTGGAAACGGCATTGGCCCGTGCCGAGGACTGGAATCAGTCTCTGGAATCAGAAGTTCGCGATCTTTCGCAATCGGTCAATCGGGCGATCACGACGGCTCGTGCAACGGCAGACGACCGCAACCGGCTTTCCAGCGAGATCGACGGCGCCCTGCAATCGGTCGCGAACGCGGATCGCGAGCGCGAAGACGCCCGCCAGCTTATGCACGCAGCTCTGTCCGGCGCCGAAACACTGCGCAGAAACCGCAATGCGCTCTTGACCGCACTCGGCACCGAGCAGGCACGGGCGGATCGGCTCACCGGAATGATCGATGATCTGGTCGCGTCGCAGCAGTATGTATTCGCCGAGTTGCGCGATCGTACCGATCGTCAGCGGGAAGAGCTGGCCGAGGGCCTGGGGCATACCGGACTGGATATCGACAGTATGATCGATGACGTCTGGTCAGAGATGTATCCCGGCGTCGGCGGTCCCTTTCTTCCCGTCTCCGGAATCTCTTTCCTCGACGCCACCGTGTGGTCGGCAGCAAACGAACTGACTGAAAGCGTGGAGCGTGCGACGGCCACTCACGAACTGGTGGCGCGGCTGCCAGTCGCCATGCCGGTGCGCGACGACTATCGCCTGTCAAGCCGGTTCGGGCAGCGCAGGGATCCGTTCACGGGTCGGGCTTCCGGTCATCTGGGACTGGACTTCGCCGCACCGCGTGGAACGCCGGTAACGGCTCCGGCCCATGGCACCGTAACTTCGGCCGGGTGGCGGGGCGCCTATGGACGGCTCGTAGAAGTCGATCACGGCTTTGGCATAACCACGCGCTATGCTCATCTTACCCATATCTCCGTCCAGGAGGGGCAGGAACTCACCACGGGGGAAGAGATCGGAAAGATAGGCACGACAGGCCGCAGCACGGGGCCTCATCTCCACTATGAAATCCGATCCAGCCAAACAGCGATGAATCCCGAAAATTATCTGGAAGCGGGGAACCATGTTTTCGCGGTCACAAACCAAGAATGA